Proteins from one Candidatus Alcyoniella australis genomic window:
- a CDS encoding alpha/beta fold hydrolase — MTILTFLFNLLLFLVLCLGVLFALGLLWGRIYRLEDSPEQVHYFQAADGWTLSISRRTPEKPVKGREPVILCHGLACNRFNFDFNRTMSMARYLAGEGLDCWVLELRGFGRSARRRLFSANRFKISFDDLVRLDLPAAVDHVSKVTGAKKVHWVGHSMGGMVAYGAFPSEGGKKVKSLCTIASPGQFGLQPEITILTKARPLLRNIRYIPVRFFAWAVIPFVGRATMNFARATFNESNMEPLVVRRILANVTSPISSTLAGQFLYWIEQRSELIGLDGHNYSRGMEDLSMPMMFIAGNVDHLASPAAVRHAYDRVGGQDKHFRLFGTDQGDSIDYGHGDLILGKAAPYEVFPFVRDWLLKQSSK, encoded by the coding sequence TTGGGGGTCTTGTTCGCCCTGGGCCTGCTGTGGGGCAGGATCTACCGCCTGGAGGACAGCCCGGAGCAGGTGCACTACTTCCAGGCCGCGGACGGCTGGACCCTGAGCATCAGCCGCCGCACCCCGGAAAAGCCGGTCAAGGGGCGCGAGCCGGTGATCCTCTGCCACGGGTTGGCCTGCAATCGTTTCAACTTCGACTTCAACCGCACCATGTCCATGGCGCGTTATCTGGCAGGCGAAGGATTGGACTGTTGGGTGCTCGAGCTGCGCGGATTTGGCCGCTCGGCCCGGCGTCGACTGTTCTCCGCCAACCGCTTCAAGATCAGCTTCGACGACCTGGTGCGCCTCGACCTGCCGGCCGCCGTGGATCACGTATCTAAGGTCACGGGCGCAAAAAAGGTCCATTGGGTCGGACACTCGATGGGCGGGATGGTCGCCTACGGCGCGTTCCCCTCTGAGGGCGGGAAAAAGGTCAAATCACTATGTACGATTGCCAGTCCCGGCCAGTTCGGATTGCAGCCCGAGATTACAATCCTCACTAAAGCCAGGCCCTTGCTGCGCAACATCCGCTATATCCCGGTGCGGTTCTTCGCCTGGGCCGTGATCCCGTTCGTGGGCCGCGCCACGATGAATTTCGCGCGCGCCACGTTCAACGAATCGAACATGGAGCCGCTGGTCGTTCGCCGGATCTTGGCCAACGTGACCTCGCCGATCAGCAGCACCTTGGCCGGACAATTCCTGTACTGGATCGAGCAGCGCTCCGAGCTGATCGGCCTGGACGGCCACAACTATTCGCGCGGCATGGAAGATCTTTCAATGCCGATGATGTTCATCGCCGGCAACGTCGACCACCTGGCCTCTCCGGCGGCCGTGCGGCACGCCTACGATCGGGTCGGAGGCCAGGATAAACATTTTCGATTGTTCGGCACGGACCAGGGCGATTCGATCGACTACGGCCACGGCGATTTGATCCTGGGCAAGGCCGCACCCTACGAGGTGTTCCCCTTCGTGCGCGACTGGCTGCTGAAACAGAGTTCCAAGTGA